The following DNA comes from Rhodopseudomonas boonkerdii.
GTCAGCGTCGACGTCCGCATCATTTCGTCGACGGCGCGGAATCTTGAAGAGGAGATCGCTGCCGGCACCTTCCGCGAAGATCTCTATCACCGCCTGTCGGTCGTGCCGATCCGCGTCCCGCCGCTGTCCGAGCATCGCGAGGACATTCCGGAGTTGATCGAGTTCTTCATGGAGCAGATCTCGGCCAATACCGGTTTGCCCAAGCGTCAGATCGGTCAGGACGCCATGGCCGTGCTGCAGTCCCACGTCTGGCCCGGGAATGTCCGCCAGCTCCGCAACAATGTCGAGCGTGTGATGATCCTCGCCGGCGGCGGGCCGGAGGTCATCATCACGGCCGACATGCTTCCGCAGGATGTGGGCTCCATGGTGCCGTCGATGCCGACTTCGAACAACGGCGAGCACATCATGGGCCTGCCGCTGCGCGAGGCCCGCGAGGTGTTCGAACGCGATTACCTGATTGCGCAGATCAGCCGTTTCTCGGGTAACATCTCGCGCACCGCCGAATTCGTCGGCATGGAGCGCTCGGCTCTGCATCGCAAACTGAAAGCGCTCGGCGTGGGGTAAAACGCCGAGCCCATGCTGATCGTCGCCCGTGGCAGGCTCCGCCGAGGGGTTGCTCCGGCGCTTTGCGCCTTCGCTCTACCCATCCTGCGGGATGGTGTTTGTGTTATAGATCCCACGAAACAACAAACCGGAATCCGCCACCATGTCGCGCATCGCCTATGTCAACGGCCTCTACCAGCACCTCAGCGATGCCGCTGTGAACGTCGAGGACCGCGGCTACCAATTCGCCGACGGCGTCTATGAGGTTTGCGAGATCATCGGCGGCAAAATGGTCGATTTTCCCCGCCATATGGCGAGGCTGGAACGCTCGCTGGGCGAACTGCGCATCGCCATGCCGATGGCGCTGACCTCGCTCAAGGTCATCATGCAGGAGGTCGTTCGCCGTAACCGCATCAATTACGGTATCGTCTATCTGCAGGTCACCCGCGGCGTTGCCCATCGCGACCATGGCTTCCCGTCGCCCGAGGTAAAGCCGAGCGTGGTCGTCACCGCCAAGTCGCTGAACTTCGCGAAGAACCAGGCGGCTGCCGAACGCGGCGTAAAAGTCATCACCACGGCCGAGAACCGCTGGCCGCGCGTGGATATCAAGAGCGTCGGTCTGCTGCCCAACGTGCTTGCTCGCCAGGAGGCTCGCGACAAAGGGGCCTATGAGGCCTGGTATGTCGACGCGGACGGCTTCGTGACCGAAGGCGCATCCTGCAATGCCTGGATCATCACCAAGGACGGCAAGGTGGTCACCAAGAGTGCCGAGCGTGGCATCCTGTCTGGCATCACCCGTGCGGTTCTGGTCGAGGTTCTGGCCTCTCTCCAGCTCAAGCTCGAGGAGCGGAACTTTACGCCGGAGGAGGCGGCCAATGCCGCAGAAGCCTTCGTATCCTCGGCGAGTCAGATCGTCATGCCGGTGATCGCCATTGATGGAAAGAGCATTGGCGACGGTAAACCGGGACCGACTGCACTCCGTCTGCGCCAGGAATTCCATAAATTTGCGGACATTGGCTGAGGTTTGCTGCCTTTCTAGGCAGGTTTTCCGTGTGGCGGCTTGCCTTCACACGCCGTCTGCCGTCTAATTGCAGCGCTGTGCGCCCCGAGGGGGATCTTTGGGCGATGCAGCGGCCAGGCAATAACCCGGAAAAGAGGGCAGGCCCGGCGCAATAAAAGCAACAAAACAGACACAACAGACTGCGGGATTAAGAAAAATGGCGGCAGACCGCGCACAAAATCTACAGGACACCTTCCTCAACCACGTTCGCAAGACCAAGACCCCCCTGACGATCTTCCTCGTGAACGGCGTCAAATTGCAGGGTATCGTCACCTGGTTCGACAATTTCTGTCTTCTGCTCCGCCGCGACGGTCACTCGCAGCTGGTGTATAAGCATGCGATCTCGACCATCATGCCGGGCGCGCCGATCCAGTTGTTCGAAGGCGGCGAAGAGGCCTGAGCGAACGCTTAAGAGACGCTTGATTGGAATTTCGTAGCTTCGAAGGCAATGCTGCCGACCGTCCCACGGCCGGCAGCGAATCGACCGGCCGCGTTCTCGTGGTCGGCCCTTATTTGCGCGAGCGCCGCGGTGATGCCGAGGCGGCAGCCTATGCGCACATCCGCGACACCGATGCGCGCCTCGAAGAGGCGGTGGGACTCGCGCGCGCCATCGATCTCGATGTGATCGAGGCCGTCGCCGCGCCGCTCAGCCAGATCCGCCCGGCCACCTATCTCGGCAAGGGCAAGGTCGAGGAGATCGCCGGCCTCATCGCCGCGAACGAGATCGGCATCGTGGTGATGGACTGCGCGCTGTCGCCGATCCAGCAGCGCAATCTGGAAAAGGAGTTGAAGGCCAAGGTGCTCGACCGCACCGGCCTCATTCTCGAAATCTTCGGCCGCCGTGCAAAAACGAAAGAGGGCACGCTGCAGGTCGAGCTCGCGCATCTCAACTATCAGCGCAGTCGTCTGGTGCGGTCGTGGACCCATCTGGAGCGTCAGCGCGGCGGCTTCGGCTTCATGGGCGGTCCCGGCGAAACGCAAATTGAAGCGGACCGCCGCATGATCGGCGAGCGCATCACGCGGCTCGAAAACGATCTCAAGAAAGTGCAGGCGACACGCCGGCTGCATCGCGCCGGCCGCCGGCGCGTGCCGTATCGTGTCGTCGCGCTGGTTGGTTACACCAATGCCGGCAAGTCCACGCTGTTCAATCGCCTGACGCGCGCCGATGTGCAAGCCGAGGACATGCTGTTCGCGACCCTCGATCCGACGTTGCGTGCGCTGACGCTGCCCCATGGCGGCAAGGCGATGCTGTCCGACACTGTCGGCTTCATCTCCAATCTGCCAACCCAGCTCGTGGCAGCGTTTCGCGCCACACTGGAAGAGGTGCTCGAAGCTGATATCATCCTGCACGTGCGCGACATCTCGCATGAAGATGCTGAAGCGCAGCAGAGCGATGTCGACAATGTGTTGCGCCAGCTCGGTATCGACATCGATGCCGGCGCGCGT
Coding sequences within:
- a CDS encoding D-amino-acid transaminase; this encodes MSRIAYVNGLYQHLSDAAVNVEDRGYQFADGVYEVCEIIGGKMVDFPRHMARLERSLGELRIAMPMALTSLKVIMQEVVRRNRINYGIVYLQVTRGVAHRDHGFPSPEVKPSVVVTAKSLNFAKNQAAAERGVKVITTAENRWPRVDIKSVGLLPNVLARQEARDKGAYEAWYVDADGFVTEGASCNAWIITKDGKVVTKSAERGILSGITRAVLVEVLASLQLKLEERNFTPEEAANAAEAFVSSASQIVMPVIAIDGKSIGDGKPGPTALRLRQEFHKFADIG
- the hfq gene encoding RNA chaperone Hfq, whose protein sequence is MAADRAQNLQDTFLNHVRKTKTPLTIFLVNGVKLQGIVTWFDNFCLLLRRDGHSQLVYKHAISTIMPGAPIQLFEGGEEA
- the hflX gene encoding GTPase HflX, with the protein product MEFRSFEGNAADRPTAGSESTGRVLVVGPYLRERRGDAEAAAYAHIRDTDARLEEAVGLARAIDLDVIEAVAAPLSQIRPATYLGKGKVEEIAGLIAANEIGIVVMDCALSPIQQRNLEKELKAKVLDRTGLILEIFGRRAKTKEGTLQVELAHLNYQRSRLVRSWTHLERQRGGFGFMGGPGETQIEADRRMIGERITRLENDLKKVQATRRLHRAGRRRVPYRVVALVGYTNAGKSTLFNRLTRADVQAEDMLFATLDPTLRALTLPHGGKAMLSDTVGFISNLPTQLVAAFRATLEEVLEADIILHVRDISHEDAEAQQSDVDNVLRQLGIDIDAGARILEVWNKIDRFDAEQRENLANIAARKPADNPVFMVSAVTGEGVTELLTAIEDRLASTRVTLDLSVDASDGAGVSWLHRNAEVLAKELHDGHFDMTVRVDETKRDVVISKFGAVLHEAE